The Thermomicrobiales bacterium DNA window AAAGACCTCTTCCGATGGGCCGTCTTCGACAATTCCGCCCAGATACATGACCCCGACTCGCTCACAGAGATAGCGCACCACGCGCAGGTCATGCGAGATGAACAGATAGGTGACGCCGAGACGCTGGTGCACGTCGCGCAAGAGATTGAGCACTTGCGCCTGGATCGAAACATCGAGGGCGGACACGGGTTCGTCGAGCACCAGCACTTCCGGATCGAGCGCCAATGCGCGCGCAATGTTGACCCGCTGGCGCTGGCCGCCGCTCAGCTGATGGGGATAGCGGTTGGCCAGGCTCTTGTCGAGCCCGACGAGCGCCAGCAGCTCCTCCACCCGTTTGCGGCGTTGCGCCTTGTCTCCCAGATGATGGATGCGCAATGGCTCCTCGAGGGCCGTGCCGATGCGCATGCGCGGCGCAAGCGCGGCATAGGGATCCTGGAAGACCATCTGCACCTTGCGGGGGTAGTCACGCGCCTGGGATTTGCTCAAGCGGACGATGTCCTCGGAATCGACCGTGACCTGTCCTGATGTGGGCGCCTCGAGGCGAAGCAGCACCTTGGCCAGGGTGCTCTTGCCACACCCGCTTTCGCCCATGATTCCCAGGATCTCGCCCCGTTCGACGGTGAGGTTCACATCGTCGAGGGCGACCAGCATGACGCCTTCCGCAGCGCCTCGCACCGGGTATTCCTTGACCAGATTCTCGATGACGACAACGGGCTCCCCGCTCATCGAACCCCCGCCTCCGCAGCTCCAGCCGTCAACGGATGAATACATGCAACCGCTCGCCCGCGATCGCCTATCGGGGACAAGGGCGGCTGCCCTGTCAGGCAATCGTCCTGCACGTAGCGACAACGTGGCGCGAAAACGCATCCGGGCGGCAGATTTCCTGGAGAGGGCAGCCGTCCCTCGATCGCCTGCAGCGGGAGCTCCCGGTTGGTGCGCAACGTAGGCGCCGACGCCAGCAACGCTGCTGTGTAGGGATGAACGGGATCGCGGAAGAGACTTCCGACGTCGCCAGATTCCATCATACGGCCGGCGTACATCACCATCACCCGGTTGGCCACGGTTTGAATGACTCCAAGGTCGTGGCTGACGAAGATCAGCGAAAAGTCGAGCTCGTTCTTGAGCGAGATCAGAAGATCGACGATCTGCGCCTGAATGGACACGTCGAGGGCGGTGGTTGGCTCGTCGGCAATGATCAGTTTCGGTCCCAGGAGGAGCGCCATGGCAATGGCGACCCGTTGACGCTGGCCTCCGCTCAACTCCCAGGGATAGGACTTCATGCGCGATTCCGGCGCCGAGATGCCGACCAGTTTCAGTTTTTCGATGGCGAGCGCTGCGGCATCTGACTTCGACACCTTGCGGTGCGCCCGCACGACATCGGTGAGCTGGGCGCCGACGGTGAAGAGCGGATTCAGCGATGTTTGCGGGTCCTGAAAGATGATGCCGATCTCCTCTCCGCGCATGCGGCGAAGCTGATCCTCGGAAAGGGAACGCAGGTCGACACCGCCGAATTCGATACGCCCGGACTCGATCTGTCCCGGATAGTCGACCAGACCCATGATCGACAGCGCGGCGACGCTCTTGCCGCTACCACTCTCCCCCACGATGCCAAGGCATTCGCCGGGATAGACCTCGAACGAGACATCGTCGACCGCGACGAAGCGTCCGTTGCGCGTATGGAAGACCGTGGTGAGATTGCGAACCGCGAGCCGCGGTTGCGTCGTTTCGCTCATGCCGTTTGCAACCGTGGATCGAGCAACTGGCGCAAGCCGTCGCTCATGATGTTGAGACTCAGGGTGACCAACAGGATGGCCAGACCAGGCAACGTGATGACCCACCAAGCACTGGCGATGTATTGCGTGCCGTCCAGCATCATGCCACCCAGCGATGGCGTTGGGGGCTGAATGCCAAGCCCGAGAAAGCTCAAGGTTGCTTCGAAGATGATCAATCCCGGCAGTTGGAGCGTCGCGATGATAGCGATCGCCGGAAGCACGTTGGGAAGCACATAGCGGATGCCGATACGCCAGCGGCTTGCGCCGAGCACCTGCGCGGAACGGACATAGTCGCGCTGCATCTCCTGCAAGACCACACCGCGCACGACCCGGGCGAAGTAGACCCAGCCGGCCAATCCCAGCAGCACGATCAGAATGGGGATCGAGGTCTTGGTCGCGGCCACGATAGCCATCGCGAGCACGATGTAGGGAAAGGCAAGCTGGAGATCGACCACGCGCATCAGGATTGCGTCGGTTCTGCCGCCAAACAGCCCGCTGATCAACCCGAGCGTGACACCGAGCGCCATCGAAAGACAGAGTCCCGCGAACGCCAGCACGAGCGAAACGCGCAAGCCGTAGAGGATGCGCGAGAGCATGTCGCGGCCGAGACCGTCCGTTCCGAGCGGGAATTCTGTCGAGCCGCGATCAGCGGTATCCCAGAACGGCGGGCGCAACCGTGCGGTGATGTTGTTGCGCGAGGGGTCGTGATCGGTAATCAATGGAGCGGCCAACGCTGCGCCCGCCATCAGGCAGAAGAGGAGCAACCCGGCCAAGAGGGTGCGACTTCCCTCGCGCTGGAGAAACGAGCGCCATTTCTCCGCCCACCGTTTGCCCCGGCTCTCCGGAATGAGGGGAGCGCTATCGATGTCTCCTGGAACGCCAACCAACTCCATGCGTTACGCCTCGATACGGATTCTGGGATCGAGCACCATGTAGAGCAGGTCGATTCCAAGATTGACGAAGACAAAGACCATAGCCGTCAGAATCGTGATGGCCTGAATCAATGGGTAGTCACGCGCGTTGACGGAGTCGATAGCCAATTGGCCGACACCCGGATAGTTGAACACCACTTCCGCCACGATAGTCCCACCGAGCAGATAACCGAGATCGATGCCGACGACGGTGATGAGCGGCAGCGCGGCATTGCGGAAAGCGTAGAGCCAGGTGATCCGCCGGTTGGAAATGCCAAAGGCGCGCGCGGTGCGCACATGCTCCTGATGGAATGTATCGATCATGGAGGCGCGCAATACGCGAAGATCGGCCGGGAAGACGGCGAAGGCCACCGCGATCGCGGGGAGCACCAGGCTTTTCCAGCCATCGAAACCCACCGCGGGAAACCAGCCGAAATGGACCGAAAAGACGAGCACGAGCATCAGCGCGACCCAAAAGGTGGGGGCCGACTGGCCGAGCGTGCTGGCGACAATGCCGAACCGGTCGATGGCGCTGCCGGGATGACGCGCGCCAGCCACACCGAGCGTGATTGCCACGATCAGCGCGAGGGTCAACGAGGTCAGCGCAAGCAGCGCGGTTTCTGGCACCCGTTGCCAGATCAGCTCGAACACCGGTTGCTGGTAGCGAAACGAGGTGCCGAAGTCGCCGCGCGGGATGCCAGAAACGAACTCCCACAACTGGGTCGTCAAGGGCCGATCGGTGCCGAACTGTTCCCGGTAGCTTTGCAGAATCTCGTCGCTGGCGAAGACCGGCGCTTTCATGCGGGCCGGGTCGCCGGCGGTCAACCGCATGAGCACGAAGACAACGAGCACGATGACGACGACCAGAATGACGTTCTGAGCCAGGCGTCGAAGAATGACTTTCCGCATGACGATCCTGGTTCGTCAGGCGCGCGCGTGCGCGCCACATAACACGATCGATGATGCCGAAGAGAACTCCGTGGGCGGCTGTTGAGCCGCCCACGGATTCGATCGACAAACGCGATGCTACTCCGACTTGGTCGCGAAGCGCAGAAGCGGTTCGCCCACCAGCGGAACGCGATTGTAATTTTGCACCTTGCTGGAAACGATGAACGGCCACAGCTCGTCCGAGAGGTAGAGCGACGGCTGAATGTCCCAGAGGTAACCAGCGAGGTCATTGATCTTGGCCAGGCGCTCGTCACCGGTGGAGGTGCGCTGGGCCTCGATCATTGGCGGAATGGCCGGATCGTCCAGGTGGAAGACGGCCTCCGCCGTCGGCCCGGCATAGAACCCGAGGACGAAATCGGGATCGTAGTTGAAGCTGGCCAACGTGTTGAGCGTGAGGTCGTACTGGTTGTAGCTGGTGCGGTATGCGCCGACTTCCAGGGTGGTGATATCGACGTTGATGCCGACATCCTGGAGGAACTGAGCGATCGCCTGGTCGATTTCCTTCTGATGCGGCACCAGGGTCGTGGTGGCCATCGTCAGGGTGAAGTCCTCGCCCACGGCGGCGTTTGCCAGGAGCTCCTTGGCCTTGTCCGGATCGAAGTCGAAGCGCTCAGGCTGCTCCTCGTATCCAGGGGAGTTGGTGGCAATCGACGAATAGGGAACCTTGCCGACGCCCAGCAGAATCCCATCGACAATCGCCTGGCGGTCCACAGCGAAGGCGAGCGCCTGGCGGATTTCCTGGGCGGCGAGATTGCCCTGATTCTGGTAGATGCAGACGATCTGGGTCAGGGGCGGAACGTCGATGACGTAGTAATTGTCGTCATCCTTCACCCGGTCGAGCTGCTCGGACGAGCAACGGGTGATGATGTCGGCCTGGCCGGTCAGCAGGGCGCTGACGCGCGCGTTGGCGTCCTGGATGTAGTCGAAGACGACGGTCTGAATACCGGGCGCGCCAGCCCAGTAGTCGGTGTTGGCTTCGAGCGTGACCTTGTTCTCGTCGTAGCTGATCCACTTGTACGGACCAGCGCCCATGGCACGCTGGGTGAAGAGGGTGGGATCGGCGATGTCCGCGGCCGGGAAGATCGGCGCGACCGCAAGCGATTTCTCGAGCGGGCCGAAGACTTCCGCGGTGACGACCTCGACCGTGGTGGCATCCACGATGTTGACCGACATGACCGGGAAGATCAGTCCGTGCCAGGCCATCCCCGCATCGGGGTTGCCGGCGCGGTCGAGGGTGGCTTTGACATCCTCGGCGGTTACCGGCGAGCCGTCGTGGAAGGTGACACCCTCGCGCAGGGTGAGTCTCATGGTGGTCGGGTCGGTCATTTCCCAGGCCGTGGCGAGGTGCCCGACGATCGTGCCATCGGCGCTGTCATAGCCGAGCAACGAGTCGTGGACCAGGGAAGCCACCTGGGCATCGACCAGTCCAAAGACCGTGTAGGAGTCCCACTGCGCCGAGGTCGGGGGTTCGGCATTCGCGATAACGAGCGTGCCGCTGGGCGCCGTCTGGGCGCTCACGCCCGAGACCGACGTCTCAGAGAGGAGCGCGACCGCTCCGGAAAGGGAGAGTCCCAGCGCCGCAGCGCGCTTGAGCGCTTCGCGCCGGGTCATGGTTCCGCTGGCAATCGCCTGGCGGAGCTCATTCAGTTCGAGTTCGCGTGCTTTTTCCACTGTGATTCGCTCCTTTGCGTCGAACGTCAACACCTACGACATGACAACGTTCTGGTGATGTTCCCGTCCTTTCCTGCTGTTCCTACGATCGGACTCTCGCGCAAATGACTCCGCGAACGCTGGACCTGGGGCGTGTGATGCATGAACTAGAGTCGAGTTACTTGCATCATAGCAAAAAACGCGGTAAAAGCAAAAAGGAGATTCGGCAACCAACGGGAGCAACGAAGCAGCAAGCCCACCTGCCCAGGAGTCGTGGCGTGGTCAGCGGCAAGTCCGGTCGAACTCAGCCCATCGGATCGATGTTGGCCGATACCCCGCGCCAGCTCGAGGTTCTGCGCATCATCCGCGACCATGGCGTCATCACGCGCAACGAAATCGGCAGCCTGTTGCACACGAGCGCGAGCCAGGTCAGCCGCCTCACCGCACCGCTCATCGCGCGCAGCATCGTGACGGTCGAACCGCGGTTGCCATTGGTCGAGGGTCGTCCAACCGAGCTGCTGGCATTGGCGGAAGATACGCACTTTGTGGTGGGTCTGGACGTTGGCGGTCTCGCGCAAGAGGCGGTCGTGACGAGCTTGAGCGGATCTGTGGTTGGTTCCGCGCATGCCACCGGATCGCTTCCGGGAACCCGGGCGCAAATCATCGAACGGTTGGCCGATTTGATCGATCGGGCTATCGAGGACAGCGGAGCGACGCGATCGGATGTGTTGGGGGTTGGCGTTGGTGTGCGCGCGATCATCGACCCGGTTTCCGGGGTCATCAGCGCCGGTCCGGAGACGCCTTCGTGGTCGCCGGAGTGGGCCAATTTCGACGTTCGCGGGGAGCTCGCCCGAGCGCTCCCCTGGGATCGGTTGGTCATCGACGACACGGTCCGCGCCCTGGCTGCCGCGGAACGGCAGTATGGCAACGCGCGAGGTGTCGACGATTTCGTCTACGTGCTGGCCGATTCGGGGTTGGGGGCGGCGCTCATGATCGATGGGCGGCCCTATATCGGACCGGGCCACCTGGCAGGCGAGGTGGGTCACATCACACTCGATCTCGATGGGCCGGTCTGCGGTTGCGGGCGGCGCGGCTGCGTGGAAATGTATGCCTCCACGAGCGCTATGCTGCGCAAGGGACACGACTTCGACCCGGAGATCGGTTCGATGTCCGACCTGATCGAACGCGCGCAGGACTCGGGCGATGGCGTGGGCCGAATCCTTATCGAGGGCGGAGAAGCGCTGGGACGGGTGATTGCCATCCTGCTCAACCTCCTTTCCCCCGCATTGATCGTGATCGGAGGACGCGCCACCCAATCGACGGTGTACATGGAGGCCGCCCGAACTCGCGCACAGGCGGAATCGTTGGAACAACCGTTTGGCAGCGCGCGCATCGTGACGAGCAGCCCGCTGGCAAACTCGGGCGCGCTGGGAGCCGCAACTCTGATGCTCAACCAACTCTTTGGCGCGGCGGGTGGTGCGGCGCCACCAATTCCACGCCGCCGGAGAACAGATCCCGTCTTGGCCAACCCGTTGCCAACACCAGAAGGAGCACCCTCATGAGTCGACAACCGTTGCGCGTGCTGGCGATCGGGGCCCACCCCGACGATCTCGAGTTCTACTGTGGCGGCACGCTGGCGAAGTATGCCGCGCGGGGGGACACGGTGGTGATGGCCGTGGTCACCAACGGGGATATCGGCTCTGCGACGCACTCGATGGAGGAGATCGCGGCCATCCGCAAGCAGGAAGCGCTCGATTCGGCCGCGATGATCGGCGCGGAGTTGATCTGGATGGATTATCACGACGAGTTCTTCTTTTATGACGAGTCCACCCGTCGCCACATGATCGAAGTCATTCGGTATGCAGCACCGGATGTGGTGCTCGGTCATTGGACCGACGACTATCACCCCGATCATTCGTTGAGCGGGATGGCCGCCCGCGATGCGCGCATCATGACCGGCGTCCCGTTGATCGTCACGGCTTCCGCCTATCTCAAGAAGATTCCCACCCACTTCTTCTACGACACCATGGCCGGGATCAACTTCGTGCCAGAGGTCTACGTGGACGTTACGGAGACGTTCTCGATCAAGCAGCAGATGCTGGCCTGCCACAAGAGCCAGAATGCCTGGATCAGCGATGTTTTCGAGGGCCGAAGCATTGCCCAGATGATGGAAGTGCAGACCGCGTTTCGTGGGCTGCAAGCGGGCGTGCGGTATGCGGAAGGGTTCCGGGCGTTGGAGACGTTTCCGCGGGCGCGAGATTATCGGTTGCTTCCGCTCGAGTAGCGCGATACCGAGCGGTGGCCGGTGTCCGAGGTGAGCCGATTTGGCAGGCAAGATGACTGGGCAGCCACGGAGGGCTGCGGCTACGCGGGATGGTCAGGTTGACGGGGGCAGCCACGGAGGGCTGCGGCTACGCGGGATGGTCAGGTTGATGGGGCAGCCACAGAGGGCTGCGGCTACGCGGAAAGGGCCGGTTGATGGGGCAGCCACAGAGGGCTGCGGCTACGCTGGGTGGCGGATCTTCCCTTGATCAATGGTTGTCGAGAGCGGTGATCGTCTCCGGGGTGAACAGCTCGATCGAGTCGAGTTGCAGGTCGGCGATGCAATAGCGGTGGTCGTCGCGGAGTTCATGAGGCGGGATGGCGATACAGGTCATCTTGGCGGCTTTGGCAGCGAGGACACCTGCGGGCGAGTCTTCCAGGGCCAGGCAGTTGGCAGGCGAGACTGCAAGACGGCGCGCGCATTCGATATACACCGCGGGGTGGGGTTTGCCGTACGGCTCGTGCTCGGCGGATTGCAACACGGCGAAGTCGCCGCGCAGGCCGATTTTTCCGAGCACAGCCTCGATGATCTCCATCGCCGAGGAGGAGGCAAGTCCGACCGCGTATCCGGCAGCATGCGCGGCGCGCACGGCCTCGACCGCGCCGGGAAGGGCTGCGCCCCGCTCTTCGATCAGGGCGATGACATTGCCGACGATGGCGCCTTCGACTTCGCGTTTGGAGGGTTCGCTCCACGGATGGCGGGCATACCAGAACTCGACGACCTCATCGGTGCGCAGCCCCATGGTGAGGAAACCGTCTTCTTCCACCATGGGCACGCCGATGGCGTTCATGGCGCGCGTTTCGGCGATGCGCCAGAGGGGTTCGGAATCGATCAACAACCCATCCATGTCGAAAATGACTGCTTCGATCACGCGCGCGTTACTCCCTGGGAACCGATTGCGCCCCGCCGATGGTTGGCGGTGGCGTGCCACGCCGGGGACGCACTGGCGGACGAACACGCCGCACGGGCATCCCGGCCCGTTGATTGCGCTCGATACGGTCGAGCCGAACGTGAATGCTCTGAAACTGCTCTGCAGTATTCTCGTCCGATTTCGCTGCGAACGAGCTCGCCAGCGTTGCAGTCAGGATACTGAACAGGGCGACGCCGATGAACATCAACCCGGTGGCGATGACGCGGCCGGGATTGGAGACCGG harbors:
- a CDS encoding ABC transporter permease: MELVGVPGDIDSAPLIPESRGKRWAEKWRSFLQREGSRTLLAGLLLFCLMAGAALAAPLITDHDPSRNNITARLRPPFWDTADRGSTEFPLGTDGLGRDMLSRILYGLRVSLVLAFAGLCLSMALGVTLGLISGLFGGRTDAILMRVVDLQLAFPYIVLAMAIVAATKTSIPILIVLLGLAGWVYFARVVRGVVLQEMQRDYVRSAQVLGASRWRIGIRYVLPNVLPAIAIIATLQLPGLIIFEATLSFLGLGIQPPTPSLGGMMLDGTQYIASAWWVITLPGLAILLVTLSLNIMSDGLRQLLDPRLQTA
- a CDS encoding ABC transporter permease, producing the protein MRKVILRRLAQNVILVVVIVLVVFVLMRLTAGDPARMKAPVFASDEILQSYREQFGTDRPLTTQLWEFVSGIPRGDFGTSFRYQQPVFELIWQRVPETALLALTSLTLALIVAITLGVAGARHPGSAIDRFGIVASTLGQSAPTFWVALMLVLVFSVHFGWFPAVGFDGWKSLVLPAIAVAFAVFPADLRVLRASMIDTFHQEHVRTARAFGISNRRITWLYAFRNAALPLITVVGIDLGYLLGGTIVAEVVFNYPGVGQLAIDSVNARDYPLIQAITILTAMVFVFVNLGIDLLYMVLDPRIRIEA
- a CDS encoding ABC transporter ATP-binding protein — protein: MSETTQPRLAVRNLTTVFHTRNGRFVAVDDVSFEVYPGECLGIVGESGSGKSVAALSIMGLVDYPGQIESGRIEFGGVDLRSLSEDQLRRMRGEEIGIIFQDPQTSLNPLFTVGAQLTDVVRAHRKVSKSDAAALAIEKLKLVGISAPESRMKSYPWELSGGQRQRVAIAMALLLGPKLIIADEPTTALDVSIQAQIVDLLISLKNELDFSLIFVSHDLGVIQTVANRVMVMYAGRMMESGDVGSLFRDPVHPYTAALLASAPTLRTNRELPLQAIEGRLPSPGNLPPGCVFAPRCRYVQDDCLTGQPPLSPIGDRGRAVACIHPLTAGAAEAGVR
- a CDS encoding ATP-binding cassette domain-containing protein; the protein is MSGEPVVVIENLVKEYPVRGAAEGVMLVALDDVNLTVERGEILGIMGESGCGKSTLAKVLLRLEAPTSGQVTVDSEDIVRLSKSQARDYPRKVQMVFQDPYAALAPRMRIGTALEEPLRIHHLGDKAQRRKRVEELLALVGLDKSLANRYPHQLSGGQRQRVNIARALALDPEVLVLDEPVSALDVSIQAQVLNLLRDVHQRLGVTYLFISHDLRVVRYLCERVGVMYLGGIVEDGPSEEVFSSPMHPYTLALLHSIPDHQESETTTTSFRLKGEVPNPIDRPSGCAFHPRCPIAKPICAQERPPLRSVGGTRLSACHFAEEVPELERQLAQQAVAS
- the hxpB gene encoding hexitol phosphatase HxpB — its product is MIEAVIFDMDGLLIDSEPLWRIAETRAMNAIGVPMVEEDGFLTMGLRTDEVVEFWYARHPWSEPSKREVEGAIVGNVIALIEERGAALPGAVEAVRAAHAAGYAVGLASSSAMEIIEAVLGKIGLRGDFAVLQSAEHEPYGKPHPAVYIECARRLAVSPANCLALEDSPAGVLAAKAAKMTCIAIPPHELRDDHRYCIADLQLDSIELFTPETITALDNH
- a CDS encoding ROK family transcriptional regulator, which gives rise to MVSGKSGRTQPIGSMLADTPRQLEVLRIIRDHGVITRNEIGSLLHTSASQVSRLTAPLIARSIVTVEPRLPLVEGRPTELLALAEDTHFVVGLDVGGLAQEAVVTSLSGSVVGSAHATGSLPGTRAQIIERLADLIDRAIEDSGATRSDVLGVGVGVRAIIDPVSGVISAGPETPSWSPEWANFDVRGELARALPWDRLVIDDTVRALAAAERQYGNARGVDDFVYVLADSGLGAALMIDGRPYIGPGHLAGEVGHITLDLDGPVCGCGRRGCVEMYASTSAMLRKGHDFDPEIGSMSDLIERAQDSGDGVGRILIEGGEALGRVIAILLNLLSPALIVIGGRATQSTVYMEAARTRAQAESLEQPFGSARIVTSSPLANSGALGAATLMLNQLFGAAGGAAPPIPRRRRTDPVLANPLPTPEGAPS
- a CDS encoding PIG-L family deacetylase, encoding MSRQPLRVLAIGAHPDDLEFYCGGTLAKYAARGDTVVMAVVTNGDIGSATHSMEEIAAIRKQEALDSAAMIGAELIWMDYHDEFFFYDESTRRHMIEVIRYAAPDVVLGHWTDDYHPDHSLSGMAARDARIMTGVPLIVTASAYLKKIPTHFFYDTMAGINFVPEVYVDVTETFSIKQQMLACHKSQNAWISDVFEGRSIAQMMEVQTAFRGLQAGVRYAEGFRALETFPRARDYRLLPLE
- a CDS encoding ABC transporter substrate-binding protein, with the translated sequence MEKARELELNELRQAIASGTMTRREALKRAAALGLSLSGAVALLSETSVSGVSAQTAPSGTLVIANAEPPTSAQWDSYTVFGLVDAQVASLVHDSLLGYDSADGTIVGHLATAWEMTDPTTMRLTLREGVTFHDGSPVTAEDVKATLDRAGNPDAGMAWHGLIFPVMSVNIVDATTVEVVTAEVFGPLEKSLAVAPIFPAADIADPTLFTQRAMGAGPYKWISYDENKVTLEANTDYWAGAPGIQTVVFDYIQDANARVSALLTGQADIITRCSSEQLDRVKDDDNYYVIDVPPLTQIVCIYQNQGNLAAQEIRQALAFAVDRQAIVDGILLGVGKVPYSSIATNSPGYEEQPERFDFDPDKAKELLANAAVGEDFTLTMATTTLVPHQKEIDQAIAQFLQDVGINVDITTLEVGAYRTSYNQYDLTLNTLASFNYDPDFVLGFYAGPTAEAVFHLDDPAIPPMIEAQRTSTGDERLAKINDLAGYLWDIQPSLYLSDELWPFIVSSKVQNYNRVPLVGEPLLRFATKSE